The following proteins are encoded in a genomic region of Takifugu rubripes chromosome 9, fTakRub1.2, whole genome shotgun sequence:
- the dusp6 gene encoding dual specificity protein phosphatase 6: MLDKLKPVVQLDTIMAISKTVGWLREQLETRRDGLLVMDCRAQELYKSSHVETAINVAIPSLMLRRLKKGNLPVRSLLSDGEDREKFVRRCKTDTIVLYDEYSREWNENVDGGSVLGLLLRRMKDEGYKAYYLEGGFSKFQAEFPGLCETNLDGSSNSSSPTAQVLGLGGLRISSDSSDIESDIDRDPCSATDSDGSPLSNPQPSFPVEILPHLYLGCAKDATNLDVLEEYGIKYILNVTPNLPNLFENAGEFKYKQIPISDHWSQNLSQFFPEAIGFIDEARGQKCGVLVHCLAGISRSVTVTVAYLMQKLNLSMNDAYDIVKMKKSNISPNFNFMGQLLDFERTLSLKSPCDNRISAPSQPLYFTTPTNHNVFQLDPLEST, translated from the exons ATGCTTGACAAGCTCAAGCCGGTCGTCCAACTCGACACGATAATGGCAATAAGCAAGACGGTGGGTTGGCTCCGGGAGCAGCTGGAGACGCGCAGGGACGGCCTGCTGGTCATGGACTGCCGGGCGCAGGAGCTCTACAAATCGTCGCACGTCGAGACGGCCATCAACGTGGCCATACCGAGCCTCATGCTGCGCCGGCTGAAGAAGGGCAACCTGCCCGTTCGGTCGCTGCTCTCGGACGGAGAAGACCGGGAGAAGTTCGTGCGCCGATGCAAGACGGACACCATCGTCCTGTACGACGAGTACAGCCGGGAGTGGAACGAGAATGTTGACGGAGGCTCGGTGCTGGGTTTGCtgttgaggaggatgaaggatgaaggctACAAGGCCTATTATCTGGAGG GCGGCTTCAGTAAATTCCAGGCCGAGTTTCCAGGTTTGTGTGAAACCAACCTGGACGGCTCCTCCAACAGCAGCTCCCCCACCGCGCAGGTGCTGGGCCTCGGCGGGCTGCGCATCAGCTCCGACTCCTCAGACATCGAGTCTGATATCGATCGGGACCCGTGCAGCGCCACAGACTCCGACGGGAGCCCGCTGTCCAACCCGCAGCCCTCCTTCCCGGTGGAGATCCTGCCGCATCTCTACCTGGGCTGCGCCAAGGACGCCACCAACCTGGACGTGCTGGAAGAGTACGGCATCAAGTACATCCTGAACGTCACCCCCAACCTGCCCAACCTCTTCGAGAACGCAGGGGAGTTTAAATACAAGCAGATCCCCATCTCGGATCACTGGAGCCAGAATCTCTCCCAGTTCTTCCCCGAGGCCATCGGCTTTATTG ATGAGGCTCGGGGCCAGAAGTGCGGCGTCCTGGTTCACTGCTTGGCCGGCATCAGCCGCTCGGTCACGGTCACGGTGGCCTACCTGATGCAGAAGCTCAACCTGTCCATGAACGACGCCTACGACATCGTCAAGATGAAGAAATCCAACATCTCGCCCAACTTCAACTTCATGGGCCAGCTGCTGGACTTCGAGCGCACGCTGAGCCTCAAGAGTCCGTGCGACAACCGCATCTCTGCGCCCAGCCAGCCGCTCTACTTCACCACGCCCACGAACCACAACGTCTTCCAGCTGGACCCCCTGGAGTCCACGTGA